The sequence CTGGTGCCTAGCCGGATGCAGTTCTTGGCAAGCACGGCCTTCGCTGCGCGATCATCCAACAGGTCGGCCGCACCGATTCCGAAGGAACCCGCCGCGACCATCAGCGCCAATAGGTGTAACACAAACCGTTTCATGGGAACGCGCATTAGACGGGAAACCGGTGGGGTCGTTCAATGCGGAAGTGGGCAAATAATGGGCGGGAGATTCTGCAAGCCTCTCTTTTCATACCTGCGCAGGTGGGCAAGCACACGAAGCGTCGGATATGCAATATGTAAATCATATTGACATATTGCATTATATGAGTTTTGTTTCGTTCCATGATTAAAAGGCGTTTAGGAGAAAAGTTGCTGGAGTGGGCGGGGCAGTATCCGGTTGTTACGGTGACAGGGCCGCGTCAGTCGGGTAAGACGACGCTATGCCGGGCGTTGTTTGGGGATAAACCCTATCTTTCATTGGAGGATTTGGATAATCGCGAGTATGCTCGCCATGATCCGCGCGGTTTTTTGAGCGAGATTCCTGATGGGGCGGTTCTGGATGAAATCCAATATGCGCCGGGATTGCTTTCCTATATCCAGACCCTTGTGGATGAGAAAGGCCGCCCGGGGTTGTTTGTGCTCACGGGATCGCGCCAATTTGAAATGATGGAACCCGTTGCGCAGTCGCTGGCGGGTCGCACTGCAATCGCCCGGTTGCTGCCTTTTTCGTATGGCGAACTCTATGGAACAAAGGATGCGGTCTCGGTGAATGAAATGCTCTATGCCGGTTTTTATCCGCGTATTCATGATAAGGGCTTGAATCCGACGGAAGCCCTTTCGTTTTATCTCTCAACCTATGTTGAGCGGGATGTTCGCCAGATTCTGGCCGTCAGCGATTTGGCTCGTTTTGAAACGTTCCTTCAGCTGTGCGCCGGGCGAACCGGGCAATTGTTGAACATGCAGTCGATTGGTGGAGAGTGCGGGGTAACACATAATACCATCAAGAGTTGGCTGTCTGTTCTGGAGGTGAGCGGAATCATTAAGCTTCTTCGGCCATGGCATGCCAATATTGGGAAGCGGCTAATTAAGAGTCCGAAGCTCTATTTCATGGATACGGGATTGGCTTGCTTCCTTTTGGGGATTCAGCAACCGGAGCATTTGAAGGGGCATCCGCTGCGGGGAGAGTTGTTTGAAACCTTTGTGGTTGCCGAGGCGTATAAGCAGCATGTCCATGCCGGTTTGACTGAGCGTTTGTGGTTTTATCGCGACAGCAATGGAAATGAAGTGGATTTGCTGGCAGGAAGCGAAGCGGGCTTGCGGGCATGGGAGATTAAATCGGCCATGACTGTTTCGACTGACTTTTTCAAAGGTCTGAACCTGTTGGAGAAACACTCCTCGGCCATCCAGTCCAAATCATTGGTCTACTGCGGCGACCGGAAAATGCAACGCACCGGTATTGATGTTGTGCCCTGGAATCAACTTGCGGACATATTCATCCAATAGCGCGGAGCCAATTGGGGGCGCGGAGACCTACCACTGCTCGATCAGGTCGTCGAGCATGAACTTCGCAATCTCGGCGGCGGCGCCGGGCAGGGCATCGCGCTTGGAGGAG is a genomic window of Pontiella desulfatans containing:
- a CDS encoding ATP-binding protein, with protein sequence MIKRRLGEKLLEWAGQYPVVTVTGPRQSGKTTLCRALFGDKPYLSLEDLDNREYARHDPRGFLSEIPDGAVLDEIQYAPGLLSYIQTLVDEKGRPGLFVLTGSRQFEMMEPVAQSLAGRTAIARLLPFSYGELYGTKDAVSVNEMLYAGFYPRIHDKGLNPTEALSFYLSTYVERDVRQILAVSDLARFETFLQLCAGRTGQLLNMQSIGGECGVTHNTIKSWLSVLEVSGIIKLLRPWHANIGKRLIKSPKLYFMDTGLACFLLGIQQPEHLKGHPLRGELFETFVVAEAYKQHVHAGLTERLWFYRDSNGNEVDLLAGSEAGLRAWEIKSAMTVSTDFFKGLNLLEKHSSAIQSKSLVYCGDRKMQRTGIDVVPWNQLADIFIQ